Proteins from a single region of Haloplanus sp. GDY1:
- the arcS gene encoding archaeosine synthase subunit alpha, with product MTEYFEVHARDGAARLGELRLRDPVTTPAVADEFVVDGGSLWGAGRDLPEGSEAELTVLPHRAFPAGTDPTVQDSFAVDYPDVEYPSAGVVTAETAADHGCDAYVLSNAPGVVGHGATFRDELIAVRESIPADTALYLAGVATPRNVATLVAAGVDLVDAKLARVKGRQGVYLTAEGEYHLDELDELPGAFPSDPPLAAFSREDCVAHNVAALESELRTVRTRIRRGRLRDYLEGQARHENWLTAAFREFDGQYRYLERRTPVIREAEISAASKDTLNRVEIQRFADRVTARYRNRFSNPLVLLPCSARKPYSDSQSHAQFHRAVDYRGHVVSMTSPIGVVPQELECTYPAQHYDAVVTGDWTEGETAFVAAVLERYLERNDYPRVVAHVPGEGYRDICERVADRVDVPFEFTVEDHPTTDASLSNLSDALSGELRYSKRERQHNTVRAIADYQFGAGAGDDLFPDLQTTSRHPKLQVRDGSGTQLAAQVPQYGVLAFTLAGARHWAASDAPTKRVTIDDFVPHGSVLAPGVTDADDAIRVGDEVVVEGPSAFGVGRASMHGAEMRSSSRGVAVEMRHVEDNA from the coding sequence ATGACCGAGTACTTCGAAGTCCACGCGCGGGACGGGGCCGCCCGACTGGGCGAACTCCGCCTGCGAGACCCCGTGACGACGCCCGCCGTCGCCGACGAGTTCGTCGTCGACGGCGGGAGCCTGTGGGGGGCAGGTCGGGACCTGCCCGAGGGGAGCGAGGCCGAACTCACGGTCCTCCCCCACCGCGCCTTCCCGGCCGGCACCGACCCGACCGTGCAGGACTCCTTCGCCGTCGACTACCCCGACGTCGAGTACCCGAGCGCGGGCGTCGTCACCGCCGAGACGGCCGCCGACCACGGCTGTGACGCCTACGTCCTCTCGAACGCGCCGGGCGTCGTCGGCCACGGCGCCACATTCCGCGACGAACTGATCGCCGTCCGGGAGTCGATTCCGGCCGACACCGCGCTCTACCTCGCCGGCGTCGCCACGCCCCGCAACGTCGCGACGCTCGTCGCCGCGGGGGTCGACCTCGTGGACGCGAAACTCGCCCGCGTCAAGGGCCGACAGGGGGTGTATCTCACCGCCGAGGGGGAGTACCACCTCGACGAACTCGACGAACTTCCCGGGGCGTTCCCCTCGGACCCGCCGCTCGCGGCGTTCAGCCGCGAGGACTGCGTCGCCCACAACGTCGCGGCCCTGGAGTCGGAACTCCGTACCGTCCGCACCCGGATCCGGCGGGGGCGCCTCCGCGACTACCTCGAAGGGCAGGCCCGTCACGAGAACTGGCTGACCGCGGCCTTCCGGGAGTTCGACGGGCAGTACCGGTATCTGGAGCGGCGGACGCCCGTGATCCGCGAGGCGGAGATCAGCGCGGCGAGCAAGGACACCCTGAACCGGGTGGAGATCCAGCGCTTCGCCGACCGAGTGACCGCCCGCTACCGCAACCGCTTCTCGAACCCGCTGGTCCTCCTCCCGTGTTCGGCCCGGAAGCCCTACAGCGACTCCCAGAGTCACGCCCAGTTCCACCGCGCCGTCGACTACCGCGGCCACGTCGTCTCGATGACCTCGCCAATCGGCGTGGTGCCACAGGAACTGGAGTGTACGTATCCCGCCCAGCACTACGACGCGGTGGTGACCGGCGACTGGACCGAGGGCGAGACGGCCTTCGTCGCCGCGGTGCTGGAGCGGTATCTGGAGCGCAACGACTACCCTCGCGTGGTCGCGCACGTCCCCGGCGAGGGCTACCGCGACATCTGCGAGCGGGTGGCCGACCGGGTGGACGTCCCCTTCGAGTTCACGGTCGAGGACCATCCCACGACCGACGCCTCGCTATCGAACCTCTCGGACGCCCTCTCGGGCGAACTCAGGTACTCGAAGCGGGAGCGCCAGCACAACACGGTCCGGGCCATCGCGGACTACCAGTTCGGCGCCGGCGCGGGCGACGACCTGTTTCCCGACCTGCAGACGACGAGTCGCCACCCCAAACTCCAGGTTCGCGACGGGTCGGGCACGCAACTGGCGGCACAGGTGCCCCAGTACGGCGTCCTCGCGTTCACCCTCGCGGGCGCCCGTCACTGGGCGGCGAGCGACGCGCCGACGAAGCGGGTCACCATCGACGACTTCGTGCCCCACGGGAGCGTCCTCGCGCCCGGGGTGACCGACGCCGACGACGCGATTCGCGTCGGCGACGAGGTGGTCGTCGAGGGGCCGTCGGCCTTCGGCGTCGGCCGGGCGTCGATGCACGGCGCCGAGATGCGGTCGAGTTCCCGCGGCGTCGCCGTCGAGATGCGCCACGTCGAGGACAACGCTTAA